The following proteins come from a genomic window of Sinorhizobium fredii NGR234:
- a CDS encoding low affinity iron permease family protein, with translation MNQLLFRMADFLSRPPGFYFVIVAMIASTALVPFGLTNVVTYALSVAAILITSVVLIQGYRDTAAIHAKLDEIIVSMRETRNEVVGLEHEQPEHIAAAVQRLEAEAEEQGRANTETAR, from the coding sequence GTGAATCAACTTCTTTTTCGAATGGCTGATTTTCTTTCTCGCCCGCCGGGCTTCTATTTCGTGATCGTGGCGATGATTGCCAGCACCGCTCTGGTGCCTTTCGGCCTCACCAACGTCGTCACCTATGCTCTGTCGGTCGCAGCGATCTTGATCACCAGCGTGGTGCTGATCCAAGGCTATCGCGACACAGCGGCAATCCATGCCAAGCTCGACGAAATCATCGTGTCGATGCGTGAGACCCGGAATGAAGTGGTCGGTCTGGAACACGAACAGCCGGAGCACATAGCCGCGGCAGTCCAACGGCTTGAAGCGGAAGCTGAAGAGCAAGGCAGAGCCAATACAGAGACCGCTCGATAG
- a CDS encoding Ku protein produces MAPRSFWKGYLKLSLVTCPVAMSPATTENEKVRFHTLNRKTSNRVVSQYVDAVSGKPVSEDDEVKGYQRGEDDYVLLEDDELEAVGLESTRTIDIDMFVEADSIRWIWYDKPHYLVPDDPVGEEAFSVIRDAMASTGTVGISRLVMYRRERAVMLEPRGKGIVLWTLRYGDEVRQPEEFFRNIGDDDNDPELMRLVTTLIEERSKPWNPDMVGDPVQDRLLDIISAKKKGRKRVAKAKADEGERPSNVVNIMDALRKSISSEKTKKTKS; encoded by the coding sequence ATGGCGCCCCGCTCCTTCTGGAAAGGCTACCTGAAACTGTCGCTCGTCACCTGTCCGGTGGCGATGTCTCCAGCGACCACCGAGAATGAAAAGGTTCGCTTCCACACGTTGAACCGGAAGACCAGCAATCGGGTCGTCAGCCAGTATGTCGATGCGGTCAGCGGAAAGCCCGTCAGCGAAGATGACGAAGTCAAAGGTTACCAGCGTGGCGAGGACGACTATGTGCTTTTGGAGGACGACGAGCTTGAGGCCGTCGGTCTGGAAAGCACGCGCACCATCGACATCGACATGTTCGTCGAGGCCGACAGCATTCGCTGGATCTGGTACGACAAGCCCCACTATCTCGTTCCCGACGACCCTGTCGGGGAAGAGGCCTTCTCGGTGATCCGCGATGCGATGGCCTCAACTGGCACAGTCGGGATCTCGAGGCTCGTCATGTATCGTCGTGAGCGCGCCGTTATGCTCGAGCCGAGAGGCAAGGGGATCGTTCTTTGGACGCTCCGATACGGCGACGAGGTCAGGCAACCCGAAGAGTTCTTCCGCAACATCGGCGATGACGACAACGATCCCGAACTGATGCGGCTCGTGACGACACTCATCGAAGAGCGCAGCAAGCCGTGGAATCCCGACATGGTGGGTGATCCCGTGCAGGACCGTCTCCTGGATATCATTTCCGCCAAGAAGAAGGGCCGCAAACGGGTGGCGAAAGCAAAGGCTGACGAAGGGGAGCGCCCGAGCAACGTCGTCAACATCATGGACGCCCTTCGCAAGAGCATCAGCTCGGAAAAGACGAAGAAGACGAAAAGCTGA
- a CDS encoding KTSC domain-containing protein, with amino-acid sequence MPSHLIKRADYDAETRTLSVWLLTNDKRYDYQDVPVETYAAFRRAFSKGRFFNAHIRDRFKYHVSEPDGSP; translated from the coding sequence ATGCCGTCGCATTTGATAAAGCGAGCAGATTACGATGCCGAGACGCGGACGTTGTCTGTCTGGCTCCTGACCAACGACAAACGCTACGACTATCAGGATGTGCCTGTGGAGACCTATGCGGCCTTCAGAAGAGCGTTTTCGAAGGGGCGGTTCTTCAACGCGCATATCCGAGACCGTTTCAAGTATCACGTCTCGGAGCCCGACGGATCTCCATGA
- the ligD gene encoding DNA ligase D, whose product MALEIYRKKRNFGSTPEPKGRKARRSGNSFVVQKHDATRLHYDFRLEMDGVLKSWAVTKGPSLIPGEKRLAVHVEDHPLEYGDFEGTIPKGEYGGGTVILWDRGTWSPIGDADRGYAKGHLDFELSGEKLGGRWHLVRMAGKPREKRENWLLIKGDDEAARSEDDPDILEERPESVLTGREIKDVAGEEPGWSSKIGRIRKKGRGTTKAASQQAERQAVANVPDPAKIKGAKAAPLPDFVEPALATLVSSAPAGERWLHEIKFDGYRLQARIEAGRVKLLTRGGLDWTKKFGKTLVSASQALPIGTALIDGEIVVETGSGASDFSALQADLSEGRSDRFRFYVFDLLHLDGYDLRPLPLTKRKELLGQLIGEADGIIRFSNHFEEEGKLVLRHACRLSLEGVVSKLRDAPYRTGRNKSWVKSKCSARQEFVVAGYVPSTTSRKAIGSLVLGVYDAGKLHHVGRVGTGFTAALAEDLFKRLDRLRTTHSPFSARLSAEDARQVRYVKPELVAEIEFRAWTADGHLRHASFRGLREDKLASDIVREAPRSATAQPKPPQRTVKLTHPDRLYWPDEGVTKEGLADYYAEVWRFIAPHIVGRPLALVRCPNGIAGEQFFQKHAWKGLNPNIVLVNDPKEPPDEQLLSIRNLDGLTALVQSAVLEIHPWGSTVADWERPDTIIMDLDPGDDVPFEAVIEAAFETADRLKAAGLVPFVKTSGGKGLHVVAPLKPKAEWPVAKAFTKSIADAMASDSPDRFVSTITKSKRRGKILVDYLRNQRGATAVAAYSTRARPGAAVSMPLSWDELAPGIGPAYFTVENTPTRLASLSTDPWGEFRAAAVPLAEPKVRRKKAA is encoded by the coding sequence ATGGCTCTCGAGATCTATCGGAAAAAGCGCAATTTCGGATCGACCCCTGAACCGAAAGGCCGCAAGGCGCGCCGCTCGGGCAACAGCTTCGTTGTCCAGAAGCACGACGCCACACGCCTGCACTATGATTTCCGCCTGGAGATGGATGGCGTTTTGAAGAGCTGGGCCGTCACCAAGGGGCCGAGCCTTATCCCCGGCGAGAAGCGACTGGCGGTGCACGTCGAGGATCACCCGCTCGAATATGGGGATTTCGAGGGGACGATCCCGAAGGGAGAATATGGCGGCGGAACCGTAATTCTCTGGGATCGTGGCACCTGGTCGCCGATTGGCGACGCGGATCGGGGCTACGCCAAGGGGCATCTCGACTTCGAACTCAGTGGCGAAAAGCTTGGCGGGCGCTGGCACCTGGTTCGGATGGCCGGCAAACCCCGCGAAAAGCGTGAGAATTGGCTGCTGATCAAGGGTGACGACGAGGCGGCCAGATCCGAAGACGACCCCGACATTCTCGAGGAACGGCCGGAATCGGTTCTGACCGGCCGCGAAATCAAGGATGTGGCGGGCGAAGAGCCGGGCTGGTCATCGAAGATAGGCAGGATACGCAAGAAGGGCCGCGGCACGACGAAAGCCGCTTCGCAACAAGCGGAGCGCCAGGCCGTTGCCAACGTTCCTGATCCCGCCAAAATAAAGGGCGCCAAGGCTGCGCCTTTGCCGGATTTCGTCGAGCCGGCCTTGGCCACCCTTGTTTCATCCGCTCCTGCCGGCGAGCGCTGGCTCCACGAAATCAAGTTCGACGGTTACAGGCTGCAGGCGCGGATCGAAGCTGGCCGCGTCAAGCTTCTCACCCGCGGCGGGCTGGACTGGACCAAGAAATTCGGAAAGACGCTGGTCTCGGCCTCGCAGGCTCTGCCGATCGGAACGGCGCTGATCGATGGTGAGATCGTCGTCGAAACCGGTTCTGGTGCGTCGGACTTCTCGGCGCTGCAAGCCGACTTGAGCGAAGGTCGCAGCGACCGCTTCCGGTTTTACGTGTTCGACCTTCTTCATCTCGATGGCTACGATCTGCGCCCCCTGCCGCTCACCAAACGGAAAGAGCTGCTCGGACAGCTGATCGGCGAAGCGGACGGGATCATCCGCTTCAGCAATCACTTCGAGGAGGAAGGCAAGCTGGTGCTGCGTCACGCCTGCAGGCTGAGCCTTGAAGGTGTCGTCTCGAAACTGCGCGACGCGCCCTATCGCACCGGCCGGAACAAGAGCTGGGTCAAATCCAAGTGCTCGGCACGCCAGGAGTTCGTGGTCGCTGGCTACGTGCCCTCGACCACGTCGAGAAAGGCGATCGGCTCGCTGGTGCTCGGCGTCTACGATGCCGGCAAGCTTCACCACGTCGGGCGGGTTGGCACGGGGTTCACTGCGGCGCTCGCCGAAGACCTCTTCAAAAGACTGGACCGCCTGAGGACGACGCATAGCCCGTTTTCGGCGCGGCTTAGCGCGGAAGACGCGCGCCAGGTGCGATACGTCAAGCCCGAGCTCGTCGCCGAGATCGAGTTCAGGGCCTGGACCGCCGACGGCCATCTGCGCCACGCGTCGTTCCGGGGTTTGCGAGAAGACAAGCTCGCCAGCGACATCGTGCGGGAGGCACCCAGGTCCGCGACCGCTCAGCCCAAACCGCCGCAGCGGACCGTCAAGCTCACGCACCCGGACCGGCTCTACTGGCCTGATGAAGGCGTGACGAAAGAGGGGCTCGCCGACTACTACGCCGAGGTCTGGCGCTTCATCGCGCCGCATATAGTCGGACGTCCCCTGGCGTTGGTCCGATGCCCGAACGGCATTGCCGGCGAGCAGTTTTTCCAGAAACACGCCTGGAAGGGGCTGAACCCCAACATAGTGCTCGTCAATGATCCGAAGGAGCCACCCGACGAACAGCTTTTGAGCATCAGGAACCTCGACGGCCTGACGGCGCTCGTCCAGTCAGCCGTTCTCGAAATCCACCCGTGGGGATCGACGGTGGCCGACTGGGAAAGGCCGGACACGATCATCATGGATCTTGATCCGGGCGATGACGTGCCATTCGAAGCTGTTATCGAAGCCGCGTTTGAGACCGCTGACCGGCTGAAAGCGGCCGGTCTTGTTCCCTTCGTCAAGACATCCGGCGGCAAAGGCCTTCACGTCGTAGCCCCCTTGAAGCCAAAGGCAGAATGGCCCGTAGCCAAAGCTTTTACCAAGTCGATTGCCGACGCGATGGCGTCCGACAGTCCCGACCGCTTCGTGTCAACGATCACCAAATCGAAGCGCCGTGGCAAGATCCTGGTCGATTATCTCAGAAACCAACGCGGAGCGACTGCCGTTGCAGCCTATTCGACGAGAGCGCGACCGGGGGCTGCGGTATCGATGCCGCTCTCCTGGGATGAACTGGCCCCTGGCATAGGCCCGGCCTACTTCACGGTGGAGAATACGCCGACGCGGCTTGCATCTTTGAGCACCGACCCGTGGGGGGAATTTCGCGCCGCGGCCGTTCCACTGGCGGAGCCGAAGGTCAGACGAAAGAAAGCTGCCTGA
- a CDS encoding Ku protein, which translates to MAPRANWKGYLKVAEVSCPVALYTAASTSERIAFHTINRATGNRVHRQFVDSETGKPVEKDDQVKGYEVGSGDYVVLEPEEIAAAVPQSDKTLSVSAFIACGDIDDVYFDKPYYLAPTKSHAEEAFALIREGMRKKKVAAIAQAVLFRRVRTLLIRAYEDGLIATTLNFDYEVRSAKDAFDEVPDLKIEGEMLELAEHIIKTKRGKFDPAKFDDRYEEALAELVKAKLEGKKIEPRKEPKRERVVDLMEALRQSAGVKAKKTNATTPTRKKATRAAKTKEAAPRRKAS; encoded by the coding sequence GTGGCGCCGAGAGCAAATTGGAAGGGCTATCTGAAAGTCGCAGAGGTGAGCTGTCCGGTGGCGCTTTACACTGCAGCCTCTACCTCGGAACGGATTGCCTTTCACACCATCAACCGTGCGACCGGCAATCGCGTTCACCGGCAATTCGTCGACAGTGAAACGGGAAAGCCGGTCGAAAAGGACGATCAGGTCAAGGGATATGAGGTCGGATCCGGCGATTACGTCGTGCTTGAGCCCGAAGAGATCGCCGCGGCCGTTCCGCAGAGCGACAAGACCCTGTCGGTCTCGGCCTTCATCGCCTGCGGTGACATCGATGACGTTTATTTTGACAAGCCCTACTACCTTGCTCCGACCAAGAGCCATGCCGAGGAAGCCTTCGCTCTGATCCGCGAGGGCATGCGAAAGAAGAAGGTAGCCGCCATTGCTCAAGCCGTTCTGTTCCGACGGGTGCGCACGCTGCTGATCCGCGCTTATGAGGACGGGCTGATCGCGACGACGTTGAATTTCGACTACGAGGTTCGCTCGGCCAAAGACGCGTTTGATGAAGTGCCGGACCTGAAGATCGAGGGCGAGATGCTGGAACTTGCCGAGCACATCATCAAGACCAAGCGAGGCAAGTTCGATCCGGCAAAGTTCGACGATCGCTACGAGGAGGCACTTGCCGAGTTGGTCAAGGCGAAACTCGAAGGCAAGAAGATCGAGCCGCGCAAGGAGCCGAAACGCGAAAGGGTCGTAGACCTGATGGAGGCGTTGCGGCAGAGCGCCGGCGTGAAGGCCAAGAAAACCAACGCGACCACCCCAACCAGGAAGAAAGCGACCCGCGCGGCGAAGACGAAGGAAGCTGCGCCGCGGCGTAAGGCGAGCTGA
- a CDS encoding GNAT family N-acetyltransferase, which translates to MFAINSYEFRRATLDDLALLKAWRSNPYVLEWWGSGEPYGEAELIDPRVARWIISINERPFAFLQDYTVHGWEDHHFAGLPKGSRGIDQYIGDPEMVGVGHGSAFIGMRMQALFDEGVPVIATDPHPDNERAIAVYKKLGFEPSGPPQETRWGLILPMLARR; encoded by the coding sequence ATGTTCGCGATCAATTCGTACGAGTTTCGCAGAGCGACCCTGGATGATCTCGCCTTACTGAAGGCGTGGCGGTCGAATCCGTATGTCCTGGAATGGTGGGGTTCTGGTGAGCCGTATGGTGAAGCAGAACTGATTGATCCTCGGGTGGCTCGCTGGATCATTTCAATTAACGAACGGCCCTTTGCGTTCTTGCAGGACTACACGGTGCACGGATGGGAAGATCACCATTTTGCCGGTCTTCCCAAAGGGTCGCGGGGAATTGATCAATATATCGGAGACCCCGAAATGGTCGGCGTTGGACATGGTTCAGCGTTTATCGGAATGAGGATGCAGGCTCTTTTCGATGAGGGCGTACCTGTGATCGCGACCGATCCGCATCCAGACAATGAACGGGCGATAGCCGTCTACAAGAAGTTGGGGTTCGAACCGTCTGGACCACCTCAAGAGACCAGATGGGGCTTGATCTTGCCAATGCTGGCTAGGCGGTGA